A window of Formosa sp. Hel1_31_208 contains these coding sequences:
- a CDS encoding two-component regulator propeller domain-containing protein, with the protein MHHIITAQLKLNPSYQFFLLFFGITLTFSAQNKQLRAFTLEDGLPQSQIYAMTQDYKGYLWLGTQGGGLARFDGEVFNVFNEKNGLASNYIYALSAANDTLYIGTKEGLSIKLKHNFQNIECPKVNKIVKIEKQVYLLTIKGVYKLNTEASLEKVMLHPEIDMSQVKDLLYYDNYFWIATQDGLWRFNDFNGVVNSIEKLERGDFTTLVGSKNKVYASTFNDGTIVLDAQNPDNQVLIREPLQINNSALLDDNQLWIASDSQGVSVLNMDNNSELFSLNTSNGLSVPNVKQVLQDRQSNIWLATSGGGLFKYFQNNFKHYNTETGLNGNRIYAVHHYNNTIWISNSENGLIRIDNLGIHNVDIPETFSDIKIKTIASDSKGNIWAGSDGRGLLFHGHIDIDSSRKDGFSALKNGIPKTLKISKILNTDTGFPFDWIRKIKVHHDTIYAATYSSGIVQFKYNAQQDKLTILKTFGKTEGIKDLNIKDMVFDNSNKLWYTTQNGHLGYLKNNTISHLGQVLNQSISLNSILFEKNTLFLGTAGNGIWWSNKDNFSTFKKLQGLKEGASNNIYQLIFDDQGYLWAGTERGVDKLQLDKDNVITDAFFFGRNEGFLGIETCLNAVDKDNRGHLWFGALYGLTEFQPFEGTQESKQPKLFLEDVKVAYNSVDTIDLGLWSNSNRVLQLTPDQRQVSFSFKTVDLDHPDGIGYRYRLNDNEWSPWTSNSTQDFSELNFGAHDFDVQSRNHRWKESDPQRFSFYIDSPLFQKPVFQAFIIGLITLIIVVLVLQYVKRLKRKNQNDKQRLQLENHLLSLEQKALRLQMNPHFIFNVLNGIKAMAPTKPDKMNETVNSFASLLRETLVNSRKDSISLDQEIKTLEHYIQVEQLMAEKPFTYEIVAKSEIDTEELLVPPMLIQPFVENAIRHGILKGPRPGELTVKFDSTEDTLKVTIQDNGIGIYHSQQQKTKTDHQSMALKVTRERLESISGKDALMIKEIKQQDGTIAGTTIVFEIPLETDY; encoded by the coding sequence TTGCATCATATAATAACAGCTCAATTGAAATTAAACCCGTCATATCAATTCTTTTTGTTATTCTTTGGAATAACACTGACGTTCTCAGCACAGAACAAGCAGCTTCGTGCGTTTACTCTAGAAGACGGATTACCACAATCTCAAATTTATGCGATGACCCAAGATTATAAAGGGTATCTGTGGTTAGGAACCCAAGGCGGTGGACTCGCTCGTTTTGATGGAGAAGTATTTAATGTATTTAATGAGAAAAATGGCTTGGCTTCAAACTATATTTATGCATTGAGTGCCGCAAACGACACGCTATACATAGGAACAAAAGAAGGTTTGTCAATTAAACTCAAGCACAACTTTCAAAATATCGAATGTCCGAAAGTAAACAAGATTGTTAAAATTGAAAAGCAAGTGTATCTTTTGACTATAAAAGGAGTGTATAAACTCAATACGGAGGCCTCTTTAGAAAAAGTGATGCTACATCCAGAGATTGATATGTCTCAAGTAAAGGACCTTCTCTATTATGACAATTATTTTTGGATCGCTACTCAAGATGGATTATGGCGGTTTAATGACTTTAATGGAGTTGTAAATTCTATTGAAAAGTTAGAACGAGGTGATTTTACCACTCTTGTAGGGTCTAAAAACAAAGTTTATGCCTCTACATTTAACGATGGCACTATCGTGTTAGATGCTCAAAATCCTGACAATCAAGTATTAATTCGTGAGCCTTTACAAATCAATAATAGCGCTCTCCTAGATGATAATCAGCTTTGGATTGCTTCAGATAGTCAAGGGGTTTCAGTTTTAAATATGGATAACAATTCGGAGCTATTTAGTCTTAATACATCAAACGGACTTTCAGTGCCTAACGTTAAACAAGTCCTTCAAGACAGACAGTCAAATATATGGTTGGCAACTTCAGGAGGCGGTTTATTCAAATACTTTCAGAATAATTTTAAGCATTATAATACTGAAACAGGACTTAATGGTAATCGTATTTATGCAGTTCATCATTATAATAATACGATTTGGATTTCTAATTCGGAAAACGGATTAATTCGTATCGATAATTTAGGGATTCATAATGTAGATATTCCAGAAACGTTTTCCGACATTAAAATAAAAACGATTGCTAGTGATTCAAAAGGGAATATTTGGGCAGGTTCTGATGGAAGAGGGCTGTTATTTCATGGACATATTGATATTGACTCATCACGTAAAGATGGGTTTAGTGCACTAAAAAATGGGATTCCCAAAACCCTTAAAATATCAAAGATTTTAAATACCGATACCGGATTTCCATTCGATTGGATTAGAAAAATTAAAGTGCATCATGACACAATATATGCAGCGACTTACTCAAGCGGAATCGTACAATTTAAGTATAACGCACAGCAAGATAAGTTGACCATTTTAAAAACTTTTGGTAAAACTGAAGGGATTAAAGATCTTAATATTAAAGATATGGTCTTTGATAACAGTAACAAATTATGGTATACAACACAAAATGGTCATTTAGGGTATTTAAAAAACAACACGATTAGCCATTTAGGACAAGTGTTGAATCAAAGTATTTCCCTTAATTCTATTTTGTTTGAGAAGAATACGCTCTTTTTAGGAACGGCTGGTAACGGAATTTGGTGGTCAAATAAAGACAATTTTAGCACGTTTAAAAAATTACAAGGCCTCAAGGAAGGCGCTTCAAATAATATATATCAACTCATTTTTGATGATCAAGGATATCTTTGGGCAGGGACAGAACGAGGCGTAGATAAGCTTCAATTAGATAAGGACAATGTAATTACTGATGCTTTTTTCTTCGGAAGAAATGAAGGGTTTTTAGGAATTGAAACCTGTTTAAATGCTGTTGATAAGGATAATAGAGGGCATCTTTGGTTTGGGGCACTATATGGCTTAACCGAGTTTCAACCTTTTGAAGGTACTCAGGAATCCAAACAACCTAAGTTGTTTTTGGAAGATGTTAAAGTCGCTTATAATAGCGTAGATACTATTGATTTAGGGCTGTGGTCTAATTCAAATCGTGTCTTACAATTAACACCAGATCAAAGACAGGTGAGTTTTTCATTTAAAACAGTTGATCTCGATCATCCGGATGGCATAGGGTATCGATACCGATTAAATGATAATGAGTGGAGTCCGTGGACATCAAATAGTACTCAAGATTTTTCAGAACTGAATTTTGGAGCTCATGACTTTGACGTACAATCTAGAAATCATAGGTGGAAGGAAAGTGATCCGCAGCGTTTTTCGTTTTATATCGATAGTCCCTTATTCCAAAAGCCGGTATTTCAAGCTTTCATCATTGGGCTTATTACGTTAATTATAGTTGTTTTAGTGTTACAATATGTAAAACGTCTTAAACGTAAAAATCAAAACGATAAACAACGTTTACAACTTGAAAACCATTTACTTTCTTTAGAGCAAAAAGCACTGCGTTTACAAATGAATCCTCACTTTATATTTAATGTACTTAATGGGATAAAAGCGATGGCGCCGACCAAACCAGATAAGATGAATGAAACTGTAAATAGTTTTGCTAGCTTGCTGAGAGAAACTTTAGTCAATTCCAGAAAGGATTCTATTAGTTTGGATCAGGAAATAAAAACCTTAGAGCATTATATTCAAGTGGAGCAATTAATGGCAGAAAAACCCTTTACCTATGAGATTGTAGCAAAGTCTGAAATAGATACTGAAGAACTATTAGTGCCCCCAATGCTTATTCAACCATTTGTAGAAAATGCCATTCGTCATGGGATTTTAAAAGGACCACGACCAGGAGAATTGACAGTTAAATTTGACTCAACCGAGGATACTTTAAAAGTGACCATTCAAGACAATGGTATTGGAATATACCATTCTCAACAACAAAAGACGAAAACGGATCATCAATCCATGGCACTTAAAGTAACTAGAGAACGTCTGGAGTCTATTTCAGGAAAGGACGCTCTGATGATTAAAGAAATAAAACAACAGGACGGAACTATCGCAGGCACGACCATTGTATTTGAAATTCCGTTAGAAACTGATTATTAA
- the mce gene encoding methylmalonyl-CoA epimerase, which produces MKKIEHIGIAVKDIKASNDLFKALFGNPHYKTETVESEGVMTSFFEVGPNKIELLQATNEDSPIAKFIEKKGEGIHHIAFAVDNIEKEIARLTAEGFRMIHEVPKKGADNKLIAFLHPKATNGVLIELCQDIEQ; this is translated from the coding sequence ATGAAGAAAATTGAACATATTGGTATTGCTGTTAAAGACATAAAAGCTTCAAATGACTTATTTAAAGCACTCTTTGGAAATCCACATTATAAAACAGAAACCGTTGAAAGTGAGGGGGTAATGACCTCATTTTTTGAAGTGGGACCTAATAAAATTGAGTTGTTACAAGCCACCAATGAAGATAGTCCGATTGCCAAATTCATCGAAAAGAAAGGTGAAGGGATTCACCATATTGCTTTTGCTGTAGACAATATTGAAAAGGAAATAGCGCGATTAACAGCTGAAGGCTTTCGAATGATTCATGAGGTACCGAAAAAAGGAGCCGATAATAAGTTGATAGCTTTTTTACACCCTAAAGCCACAAATGGCGTTCTCATTGAGTTGTGTCAAGACATTGAGCAGTAA
- the rbfA gene encoding 30S ribosome-binding factor RbfA — MEETQRQKKIGGILQQDLAEVLQKAATDGGLRGVIISVSKVTVTTDLSIAKVYLSIFPNKDADELLKGIRSNTPLIRHELAQRTRNQLRRMPNLEFFVDDSLEYIEGIERSLKGEDNPIKDKDLLDKRKRK, encoded by the coding sequence ATGGAAGAAACACAAAGACAGAAAAAAATAGGCGGTATTTTGCAGCAAGACCTTGCTGAAGTATTACAAAAAGCAGCGACAGATGGTGGGTTACGAGGTGTCATCATATCCGTTAGTAAAGTAACTGTGACGACTGATTTATCGATCGCGAAGGTATACCTCAGTATTTTTCCAAACAAAGACGCTGATGAGCTTCTAAAGGGTATTCGTTCTAATACCCCTTTAATTCGTCACGAATTAGCACAGCGTACCAGAAATCAATTGAGACGAATGCCAAATCTTGAGTTTTTTGTTGACGATTCTTTAGAATACATTGAAGGCATTGAACGCTCACTTAAAGGTGAAGACAACCCAATAAAAGATAAAGACCTTCTCGATAAACGTAAAAGGAAATAG
- a CDS encoding ABC transporter permease, whose amino-acid sequence MTLIAASGTVIASAALFIVLSGFAGLKHYSLEFSSFVDPDLKIVATKGKSFIISEKDSIALQSISGIQGYSKTIEERVIIEFDDKHQIATLKGVDEKYKTITSIDSMIYYGNWLEPGTDQIVSGGGISNKLSFGVLDLTRHQKIYVPKPGKGQITSVKGAFNQVKTYNVGIFDINEELNNEYIFSNFDTARYLLNYEENQVSSLELKLKPDADESQVVTDIKNVFGGRVVIKDRTQLNDALYKMLNTENVAVYLIFTLVIIIALFNVIGALIMMILDKKASINTLFNLGTTTTDIRHIFFLQGSLMTVFAGILGLLLGFLIVFLQQQFDLVMLTRSLPYPVELKAINFIVVILTIVILGILASKLASQRITKNLVKG is encoded by the coding sequence ATGACACTTATTGCGGCGTCTGGCACTGTCATCGCATCGGCTGCGCTTTTTATCGTATTATCTGGTTTTGCCGGATTAAAACACTACAGTTTAGAATTTTCTTCTTTTGTAGACCCTGACCTTAAAATAGTTGCCACTAAAGGCAAATCTTTTATCATTTCCGAAAAAGACTCTATCGCGCTTCAGTCTATTTCGGGTATTCAAGGTTATTCCAAGACCATTGAAGAACGGGTTATTATTGAGTTTGATGACAAACATCAGATTGCAACATTAAAAGGTGTTGACGAAAAGTATAAGACAATCACTTCAATTGATTCAATGATATACTACGGAAATTGGCTAGAACCAGGTACCGATCAAATTGTGTCAGGTGGTGGGATTTCAAATAAATTATCATTTGGTGTTTTAGACCTCACAAGACATCAAAAAATTTATGTGCCCAAACCAGGAAAAGGTCAAATCACTTCTGTGAAAGGTGCTTTTAATCAAGTGAAAACTTATAATGTTGGCATTTTTGATATCAATGAAGAACTGAACAACGAATACATTTTTTCTAATTTCGATACAGCGCGCTATTTATTGAATTATGAAGAGAATCAAGTCAGTTCATTAGAACTTAAATTAAAACCCGATGCCGATGAGTCTCAAGTCGTCACTGATATAAAAAACGTGTTTGGGGGCCGTGTCGTGATTAAAGATAGAACGCAACTCAATGATGCACTTTACAAAATGCTAAACACTGAAAATGTAGCAGTTTATCTCATTTTTACGTTAGTTATTATTATTGCGTTATTTAACGTGATTGGCGCGTTAATCATGATGATTTTAGATAAAAAAGCCTCTATTAATACCCTCTTTAATCTTGGAACCACAACAACTGATATTAGACATATATTCTTTTTACAAGGCAGCTTAATGACAGTTTTTGCTGGTATTCTTGGTTTATTGTTGGGCTTTCTAATCGTCTTTTTACAACAACAATTTGATTTAGTAATGCTCACGCGCTCATTGCCTTATCCCGTAGAACTGAAAGCGATTAACTTCATTGTTGTAATTCTAACTATTGTGATTTTAGGGATTTTAGCATCGAAGTTAGCGTCCCAACGTATTACGAAAAACCTAGTAAAAGGTTAG
- the dusB gene encoding tRNA dihydrouridine synthase DusB: MVKIGDIELSDFPLLLAPMEDVSDPPFRALCKEQGADVVYTEFVSSEGLIRNAAKSVMKLDIYEKERPVGIQIFGANMDSMLQTIDIVERSNPDIIDINFGCPVKKVVSKGAGAGILKDICLMESLTAEMVKRTNLPVTVKTRLGWDHDSIKIVEVAERLQDVGCKAISIHGRTRAQMYKGDADWKPIAAVKNNPRMHIPVFGNGDVNTPERAVEMRDSYGLDGAMIGRATIGNPWFFKQVKHYFQTGEHLPPISMAERVDAARRHLQMSIDWKGEKLGVFETRRHYTNYFKGIPNFKEHRMKMVTSDESKDVFAAFDEVLQKFGDFQFV; encoded by the coding sequence TTGGTAAAAATAGGCGACATAGAACTTTCAGATTTTCCATTGTTATTAGCACCAATGGAAGACGTCAGCGACCCTCCGTTTCGTGCGTTGTGCAAGGAGCAAGGCGCCGACGTGGTATACACTGAGTTTGTTTCAAGTGAAGGCCTAATTCGCAATGCCGCTAAAAGTGTCATGAAGCTCGATATCTATGAAAAAGAACGCCCTGTTGGGATTCAGATTTTTGGTGCCAATATGGATAGCATGCTACAAACCATTGATATTGTAGAGCGCTCTAATCCCGATATTATTGATATTAATTTTGGTTGTCCAGTAAAAAAAGTGGTCAGTAAAGGTGCAGGAGCAGGGATCTTGAAAGATATTTGTTTGATGGAAAGCCTTACGGCGGAAATGGTAAAGCGTACTAATCTCCCTGTGACTGTAAAAACACGTTTGGGTTGGGATCACGATTCTATAAAAATCGTTGAAGTGGCTGAACGTTTGCAGGATGTTGGATGTAAAGCAATTTCTATTCATGGAAGAACGAGAGCCCAAATGTATAAAGGTGATGCCGATTGGAAACCCATTGCTGCCGTAAAAAATAACCCTCGTATGCATATTCCTGTCTTTGGAAATGGTGATGTCAACACCCCTGAACGTGCTGTTGAAATGAGAGATAGCTACGGATTAGATGGCGCTATGATTGGACGAGCCACCATAGGGAATCCATGGTTTTTTAAGCAGGTCAAACACTATTTTCAAACCGGTGAACATTTACCGCCAATATCTATGGCAGAACGTGTAGATGCTGCGCGACGCCACCTACAAATGTCTATTGATTGGAAGGGTGAAAAATTAGGTGTTTTTGAAACAAGACGTCATTATACCAATTACTTTAAAGGCATTCCAAACTTCAAAGAGCACCGAATGAAAATGGTGACGAGCGATGAGTCCAAAGATGTGTTTGCGGCCTTTGATGAGGTTCTGCAAAAGTTCGGTGATTTTCAATTTGTGTAA
- a CDS encoding DUF4345 domain-containing protein → MLRSKQEVITKIHLIISVAVVIPVAIMYAFSPDTLFELIPKTTDEHNFYKAIMGLNLGFSVLWLMGIYNAKYLQPALLSNVIFMLGLGLGRVLSICIDGMPTYGYVYGTFAELFLGAYGLWVLKQNTIMNKA, encoded by the coding sequence ATGCTAAGATCCAAACAGGAGGTCATCACAAAGATCCATTTGATCATTTCTGTGGCGGTAGTGATTCCTGTGGCTATTATGTATGCTTTTTCCCCAGATACACTGTTTGAATTAATTCCGAAAACAACAGATGAGCACAATTTTTACAAAGCCATAATGGGATTGAATTTAGGCTTTTCAGTTTTATGGTTAATGGGAATTTATAACGCCAAGTATCTTCAACCAGCCTTACTATCTAATGTCATTTTTATGCTTGGATTAGGTTTAGGAAGAGTCTTAAGCATATGTATTGATGGCATGCCAACCTATGGTTATGTTTATGGTACCTTTGCAGAATTATTTTTAGGGGCTTATGGATTGTGGGTGTTAAAACAAAACACCATCATGAATAAAGCTTAA
- a CDS encoding M28 family peptidase produces MKNLIFLLFLTVLFGCKTDSKEILKPITIKDDVTFLADDKLEGRQTGTDGEKAAADYIANRFENLGLQAKGTNGYFQTFTFKPKTDPHQEVNYIVKDGDSTITGTNVVAFLDNNADNTIIIGAHYDHLGYGAEGSLYRGESKEIHNGADDNASGVAVLLNLAKKLKTQNKGNNYLFMAFSGEEMGLLGSNYWTKNATIDLAKANYMLNMDMVGRLKQDSTLAVYGVGTSPILKQVVKSSNSRFKIIENESGVGPSDHTSFYNSDIPVLHFFTGQHEDYHKPGDDTEKLNYEGMASISEYIFEIISELDNNGKLPFRKTKNESEETPRFKVGLGVIPDYLYDGKGMRIDGISEDKPAQKAGLQKGDIVLKLGDSLVTDMMSYMRALSSFDSGDKTKVIVERDGKEVEADIEFKK; encoded by the coding sequence ATGAAAAACCTAATATTTCTACTTTTTTTGACCGTATTATTTGGATGTAAAACAGATTCTAAGGAGATTTTAAAGCCTATAACTATTAAAGACGATGTGACCTTTTTAGCAGACGATAAGCTTGAAGGACGCCAAACAGGGACCGATGGCGAGAAAGCGGCAGCAGATTATATTGCTAATCGTTTTGAAAATTTAGGGTTACAAGCAAAAGGAACAAACGGATATTTTCAAACCTTCACTTTTAAGCCTAAAACAGACCCACACCAAGAAGTAAATTATATTGTTAAAGATGGCGATAGCACTATTACTGGAACAAATGTTGTTGCGTTCTTAGACAACAATGCAGACAATACTATTATTATAGGTGCGCACTATGACCATTTAGGTTATGGTGCGGAAGGTTCACTTTATAGAGGTGAATCTAAGGAAATTCATAATGGTGCTGATGATAATGCCAGTGGAGTAGCGGTACTACTAAATTTAGCCAAAAAATTAAAGACGCAGAATAAAGGTAATAACTATTTATTCATGGCCTTTTCTGGAGAAGAAATGGGATTGTTAGGATCTAATTATTGGACTAAAAACGCCACAATAGATTTAGCCAAAGCCAATTACATGCTAAATATGGATATGGTAGGCCGACTGAAACAAGACAGTACCTTGGCTGTATATGGCGTCGGAACCTCTCCAATTCTAAAACAGGTGGTTAAATCTTCTAACTCAAGGTTTAAAATTATAGAAAATGAATCTGGAGTTGGACCAAGTGATCATACCTCGTTCTACAATAGCGATATTCCAGTATTACACTTTTTTACGGGTCAGCATGAAGATTATCACAAGCCAGGAGATGATACAGAAAAGCTGAATTATGAGGGCATGGCATCCATTTCAGAATATATTTTTGAGATTATATCAGAATTGGATAACAATGGGAAATTGCCATTCAGAAAAACTAAAAATGAAAGTGAAGAAACGCCGAGGTTTAAAGTAGGTTTGGGTGTTATACCAGATTATCTATACGATGGAAAAGGCATGCGAATTGACGGCATAAGTGAAGATAAGCCAGCACAAAAAGCCGGTCTTCAAAAAGGGGATATTGTCCTAAAACTTGGTGATAGCTTAGTCACAGATATGATGAGCTATATGCGCGCTTTATCCAGTTTTGATTCTGGAGACAAAACAAAGGTCATCGTTGAACGTGATGGTAAAGAGGTAGAAGCCGATATTGAATTCAAAAAGTAA
- a CDS encoding TolB family protein, with product MKYIFLILITVLFLSCKTDTKTTTKVEQDLNSETVEAVTDSLIYPEEKHFKSIRQVTFGGDNAEAYWSFDDQQLVFQSNNAAWNVGCDQMFLMNANETFTDSIAPPMISTGKGRTTCAYFLPDNKHIIYASTHLKQDVCPDTPLRKNGKYIWPIYDSYDIFMADLEGNIIKQLTNEIGYDAEPTVSPKGDKIVFTSTRSGDLELYTMNIDGSNVKQITNELGYDGGAFFSPDGTKLIFRSSRPKTEQEIKEYKDLLAEGLVEPTEMELYICNADGSDLRQLTDLGNANWSPFFHPSGEKILFSSNFEAERGFPFNLYLIDLDGKNLERVTHGETFDAFPVFSNNGKYLAFSSNRNNGGGRDTNLFIAEWQD from the coding sequence ATGAAATACATATTCCTTATCCTAATAACTGTCTTATTTTTAAGTTGCAAAACTGACACCAAGACTACGACAAAAGTTGAACAAGACCTAAATAGTGAAACCGTTGAAGCTGTAACCGATTCACTCATCTATCCAGAAGAAAAGCACTTTAAGTCAATTCGTCAAGTTACTTTTGGTGGCGATAATGCTGAAGCATATTGGAGTTTTGATGATCAGCAATTGGTGTTTCAATCGAACAACGCAGCTTGGAACGTTGGTTGTGATCAAATGTTTTTGATGAATGCTAACGAAACATTTACTGATAGTATTGCTCCTCCAATGATTAGTACCGGAAAAGGTCGCACTACATGTGCTTATTTCTTACCAGATAATAAACATATCATTTATGCATCAACACATTTAAAGCAAGATGTGTGTCCAGATACACCTTTGCGAAAAAACGGAAAATATATCTGGCCAATCTATGACAGCTACGATATTTTTATGGCTGATTTAGAAGGCAATATTATTAAGCAATTAACCAACGAAATTGGATATGATGCTGAACCAACCGTATCGCCTAAAGGTGATAAAATTGTATTTACGTCTACAAGAAGTGGTGATTTAGAATTATATACCATGAATATTGATGGAAGTAATGTAAAACAAATCACCAATGAATTGGGCTATGATGGAGGCGCATTCTTTTCTCCTGACGGTACAAAATTAATCTTCCGTTCATCACGTCCTAAAACAGAACAAGAAATCAAAGAATATAAAGATTTGCTTGCAGAAGGCTTGGTAGAACCAACAGAAATGGAACTCTACATCTGTAATGCTGATGGTAGTGATTTGCGTCAATTAACCGATTTAGGAAATGCTAATTGGAGTCCGTTTTTTCATCCTTCAGGAGAAAAAATATTATTCTCCTCTAACTTTGAAGCAGAACGAGGCTTTCCTTTTAATTTATACTTAATTGACCTTGACGGAAAGAATCTTGAGCGCGTTACACATGGTGAAACCTTTGATGCATTTCCTGTCTTTTCTAATAATGGGAAGTATTTAGCGTTTTCATCTAATCGTAATAATGGCGGCGGCAGAGATACCAATTTGTTTATCGCAGAATGGCAAGACTAG